The genomic window ATGGACAATGTCGTTGTATCTCCGCACTCCCTGGGGCATACCGACGAATACTTCGAAGGCGCCTGGCGCGATAAATTCCGCCAGGCCGCGCAGATTCTTCGGGGTGAGATTCCCGAGGCTGTGGTGAACCGTGATGTGCTTGAAACACCGAGGTTTCAGACAAAGTTCCGAAAATTTCAAACACCGTAGTGTTTTTGGAAGGGGACGTTTCACGAGAGGATTGCGGAGTATGGAGCGTTTGCAAATTCGATTGTCAGAACATCGCCGCGGGCATGTACGCTTAATCTGCAGGGTGCAGTAAAAGGAGAGGGTTATGACATCAGAAATGCGTCAGCATTTTGAAGAACACGGTTGGGTGAGACTGGAGGGCGTATTGGATGGAAAAAAAATAAATGCTTATAAGTCCACGTTAGATCGCATCGCGTCTGGTATTTGGTCGCTGACGGGCAATGACATGACGACCACTCGAATAGATACCCTCATTCTTCGGGACGACTCTTTTATCGAGTTCATCAAAATTCCCTGCATCCTGGAAGCGTACACTGAGATCGGCGGTATTGCAGCCACACTCAAGAATTCCTGGGCTTTTATCAGGCGACCTGCTGATTTTCGTCATAACGCTGAAGAGGTTCACAGATACAAGCAAGACATGAGCTATAAGAAAGGCTGGCATCGCGGCAGTGCGCCAAAGTGGGGGATGTACGAAGACGAGTGTCATCAGGGAATGCACCATTTTCCTTATCTGAATTTTTTTGTGTTCCTGACGGATGTGGGACCCGGTGATGGCGGGACCTGGGCTATGGATAAGTCGCACAAGGTTCACGGTGACTACTCGGAAGTGAGTAAGTCCTGTGAGCCTATTGAGGCCACTTGCAGGGCAGGAGACGCGTTCTTGTTTACGGAATCGCTGATGCATTCGGCGCCCCATATCCTGACCGAGAATACGCGGTATTCGATGACTTATACATTTATTCCGCCCTTCTACTGTAATATGCGGCATTACGAGGTTCCCGAATGGTTTCTCCAGAATATACGGAATTCCGATCTGCGGGGCGTTTTAGGCGAGTGGCGCGGTAAGCTCGACCAATGCTATCGGAAACCTTACACGTACAATTTCGAGGATGTATAACTGAGATTTTCAAGGGGGAAAAATGGGCGAACCGACTTTTCAAGATGTGGCGTATGGAGATCACGAGCGGGATGTGGTGGATCTGTATCAGGCAGATTCGGAAGGTCCGACACCGGTGTATATGTATATTCACGGCGGAGGATTTCGGGGTGGGGACAAAGCAGGGATTTCGCAGGTGTTGCTCAAAGGCTGTCTGGAAGCGGGTATTTCTGTGACGGCGATCAATTATCCGCTTTCAGGAACGGACCGGTATCCGGCGGCGATGGAGCACAGCCGGCGGGCAATTCAGTTTATCCGGTCGAAGGCAGAGGAGTGGAATTTGGACGCTTCTCGAGTGGCGGCTGGAGGTGGATCTGCGGGGGCCGGGATTTCGATGTGGATCGGGTTTCGCGGGGAAGAAGCAGAGCCGGAAAGCGAAGATCCGGTGGGCCGGCAATCCACGCGGTTGACGTGCGTGGCGTCGTGGCAGGGGCAGTGTTCTTACGA from Gemmatimonadota bacterium includes these protein-coding regions:
- a CDS encoding phytanoyl-CoA dioxygenase family protein, producing the protein MTSEMRQHFEEHGWVRLEGVLDGKKINAYKSTLDRIASGIWSLTGNDMTTTRIDTLILRDDSFIEFIKIPCILEAYTEIGGIAATLKNSWAFIRRPADFRHNAEEVHRYKQDMSYKKGWHRGSAPKWGMYEDECHQGMHHFPYLNFFVFLTDVGPGDGGTWAMDKSHKVHGDYSEVSKSCEPIEATCRAGDAFLFTESLMHSAPHILTENTRYSMTYTFIPPFYCNMRHYEVPEWFLQNIRNSDLRGVLGEWRGKLDQCYRKPYTYNFEDV
- a CDS encoding alpha/beta hydrolase: MGEPTFQDVAYGDHERDVVDLYQADSEGPTPVYMYIHGGGFRGGDKAGISQVLLKGCLEAGISVTAINYPLSGTDRYPAAMEHSRRAIQFIRSKAEEWNLDASRVAAGGGSAGAGISMWIGFRGEEAEPESEDPVGRQSTRLTCVASWQGQCSYDPHFIRTIISGPAYAHEALQLFFGFSPEEFNKPEAWAMFEAASAINYVSKDAPPVMLWYTTPNLPMDPEPDAGQGIHHPIFGQVLKEKMDALGVECVVRMREDVLEEDQGAIQARFYWETVEFLKRQFEMG